A genomic window from Antedon mediterranea chromosome 4, ecAntMedi1.1, whole genome shotgun sequence includes:
- the LOC140047466 gene encoding arsenite methyltransferase-like, with product MSTCVKKSTETWNDMQDYYKNVLEGSIRFGSDVCSLKATQMMTKGAKNALSLVHGDIKERYFGCGLPLPSCLLEAHVLDLGCGTGRDVYLLSKMVGPNGHVTGIDMTDELLSFAKKYVDYHCQAFGYNESNVDFKEGYIEKLSASGIKANQFDVIVSNCVINLSPDKRSVLKEAYTSLKDGGEIFFSDMYANKPIPDTLKTNKSLWGDGLAGALTWSQLLEIAEEVGFTRPRLYAIRKINVNKPEYKELVGDIQYASITCRLFKLPPEASGKSTESEVKFNGTEDHLDKLVFDNSVTFTTGTRTVVDGNLAAILKYSRYAKHFSFTSLSTEAPPHQNDISDPFGLLSCK from the exons ATGTCTACTTGTGTTAAAAAGTCAACAGAAACTTGGAATGACATGCaagattattataaaaatgttcttgAAGGATCAATTAGGTTTGGATCTGATGTTTGTTCACTAAAAGCAACACAGATGATGACGAAGGGCGCAAAAAATGCTCTTTCTTTGGTACATGGAGATATTAAGGAAAG ATATTTTGGATGTGGTTTACCTCTGCCTTCTTGTCTACTTGAGGCTCATGTGCTTGACTTGGGATGTGGGACAGGGCGAGATGTCTATTTACTTAGCAAGATGGTTGGACCAAATGGTCATGTCACTGGTATTGATATGACCGACGAACTG CTAAGTTTTGCTAAGAAATACGTCgactatcattgccaagcattCGGATACAACGAGAGTAATGTTGATTTTAAGGAAGGATATATAGAGAAGCTGTCTGCATCTGGAATTAAGGCTAACCAATTTGACGTTATTGT GTCCAACTGCGTAATAAACCTATCGCCCGATAAACGGTCAGTGTTAAAAGAAGCATACACTTCTTTAAAAGATGGAGGTGAGATCTTTTTTAGCGATATGTATGCTAATAAGCCGATTCCAGACACCTTGAAGACAAACAAATCACTTTGGG GTGATGGATTGGCTGGAGCACTCACCTGGTCTCAATTGCTTGAAATTGCCGAAGAAGTGGGATTTACGCGTCCACGACTTTATGCAATACGTAAAATTAACGTCAACAAGCCCGAATATAAAGAACTGGTTG GTGATATCCAGTATGCGTCGATCACGTGTCGACTGTTTAAGTTACCGCCAGAAGCCAGTGGTAAATCGACGGAATCTGAAGTGAAGTTTAATGGAACCGAAGACCACCTGGATAAGTTAGTATTTGACAACTCTGTTACTTTCACG ACTGGTACTCGGACAGTTGTGGATGGGAATTTAGCAGCGATTCTCAAGTACTCGCGCTATGCCAAACACTTCTCTTTC